The genomic window ATCCcacgaggaggagcggcgcAGCCGCGGGTGCTGGGGACCGGGGTTCAACACCGGCATCCTCTGGCTTCGGCCCACCGAGGCGACAATTAACTTGATGGCCACGTGGCGAGACGCCCTCCTCACCACGTCCGATAAGTTCGAGCACGACCAGGACATATTCAACAAACTGCTGCGCGTCGAGCAGGAcggctcgcccgcgtcgttcgccgcggtggaccctCCGCTCGGGGTGAGATCGACCGACAGTTccttcgccgaggctgacggggacgggcgcgtcggcgaggcgctgcacatgagacgcgtcgcgcggggcatcgtcctcggcgcgctgccCCTCGCCAGGTTCTGTAGCGGGCACACGTACTTCGTGCAGAGGCTGCCGCAGCGTTTGGGCGTGAAACCCCTCGTCGTGCACACCACGTACCAGTTCTCGCAAGCGCGGGGCAAGCGACAGCGGCTGCGGGAAGCCGGCCTgtggctcctcgacgacgacgcgtacTTCGGCAAGGGACCGGGGTTCACCAAAAAAGGGTTCATCGCGATGCTACCGGACGACCAGCCCCCCGCGgagctccttcgcgacggcgccggcgtggagaaacacctcgcggcggcggcgtggtaTCGCCTGGCGATTCGtaacctcgtcgccgccgccgacgcgacgagccgcgTGCCCGTGTTACCGCGGATCACGTGCGTGTGCGACAGGTGGTGGGGGAACGTGCTCCCGTCGTGCAAGATCCCCGGGTCCGACGTGTCACCGCCGTTCGGCACGTGCCCGCAGGATCACATCATGAACTTGCCGAACAtggagcgcgccggggtGGAGTGGCGCGAGTGGAGCTTTTTGGATCGCGTCGGGAATgggagcgcggcgttggcgcgtTTGggggggggtgccgaggggggtgccgacacGATCGGAGGAAgtttcgcgcgcgtcgtcgacctgCCCGCGTATCCCACGGACGCGGAGTGGGCGAAAgcgacggcggagctcgacgagacgATCGTGTTCGTGTCGAGCGGCGTGAGTTCCTTTTGCACGTTTTCCGACCcgaccgaggcggcggcgtttgacCGGAAgatggcggtggcgctgcaGGCCGAGTCGCACTTCTGCGAGTCAGTGGTGGATGTGGGCGGGGAGGGTaagccgcgacgcgcgtgccacgtcgggttcgacgtgccgcgcggcgtggcgACGGACAGAGACTGCGAAGCGATGCGAGCGAAAAATGGCGACTCAAACGCTTTTGAGGCTCGGTTCGatcggcgctcgccggttggcggcgagaagcgcgcgcccgcgtgaCTTGCTCGGGAAGCTTTCGAATGTAATAAGACTCAACAAGTGTAGTTAAGATTCGCTATCGTATTAAAGACGGATGAGCGGTGTCGAAGATGGACGaacgggacgtcgcgcgggtcgcggagCCCCTCTGGCTCGACGACCCGGTTGTGAAACGTTCGGCGATCACCGCGATGGGTCGAGcggtcggggtcggggtcgggaAGACCCGACGGGGTTCTACCCGATCAGTCGTACaggccgtcctcgtcccacACCTCGACCAGGAAGTCCACCATCTCCACCAGGGGCACCGGCTGCGGGAACGCCCTGGACGACGTCAACAGATCGTCgtacgtcgcgtccgcgctcagGACCGGTCGTCTCGGGGCGCTCCGCCCGCcccccttcgccgcccgccccgcgcgcccggcggccaCCCACTCCGCGCGCTGCCTCTCCCATGCCGCTCGGCGGTGATTGACGAACGGCTCGCCCGGCTTCTGCTCCGGAATCCCGctcacccccgcgtcgtcgtcgccccgatGTTCCCCGCCGATCTTGTCGCCCTCCATCTTGCCGGTTTTACTCAATGTTAGGTCTTCGTTTCCCTTCACCTTCTTCGACTTGCCGAGAATCTTGCCAAGGAACATGTGGTGCAACGGCCGCGGAGTGTGCCGCCGATCGCCCGTagccgcgatcgcgtctcGCGGGTCCCGAGAGGTCGCGGTCGAGTTCCAGGGCGGCTCGCAATAAACCGTCCCGGACAATTCTCGGGCCGAAAAATCTCGCGCGAAACAGGCAGCCAACTGGGACGCAGTGTCGAGGCCCGACaacccgccgacgagcgccgacagctgtgtcgcgaGACCGGGGGTATCACACTACTCGTACGCACGAAacgacgacaccgacgacgactccgatGGGAATCAGATCACTCAACCCCTCACCGCTCAACCCCTCACCCTAATCCTCCGGAAGCGTCACCACAACCTTGCCCGACGTCCCGCCCGATTGGAACGTCCTGATCGCATCCGGCAGCCGGTCGAAGTCGAACGACTCGCCAACCTTGGGAGCCGGCAAACGCAGCGCGTCCAGGTCCGTCAGCAACCCCCCGAGCTCCACGATCTTATCGAACATCCAGATGAGGTTAAACCCCATGACGCTCTTGTTCTCGCCCGGCAGGTTCGTCGGGtccacccgcgggcgccaaagGTACTTCCATCCCAACTTGACCCATCCGAGGACGTTGAACCACGCGaggtcgcccgcgggggtgaggtccgcggcgccgtagaCCACGTACCTCCCGCCCCTCGCCAAATTCGCCCACCCGCCCTCGAAGAAGTCCCCCATCACCGCGTCCATCACGACGTCGCACGTGCCTCGTTCcgatcccgcggcggcggcggcggcggcgacttgTTCGCGAAAGCGTCTCCTGTCGCGGACGATTATGGTGTCCGGGTCCATGTCTGGAAACCTTTCCAGCACCGCGGTCACCTTCGTCTGCGAGCCCACCGTCGCGATGGGCGTGGCACCCAGCGCGTTGCATATCCCGAGGCCGAAGAGCCcgcacccgcccgcggcggagtggACCAACACCGTCTGCCCCTTTTTCACATCCCCCAGCGCCCTCAGGGCGTAGAACGCGGTGAGGCCCtggacgaggaacgcggcgccctGCTCGTGGGTCCACCCGCTCGGGAGGGGTCGGCACTGGTGCAAAGGCGCGTTGACCGCGCTGGCGTACGC from Micromonas commoda chromosome 11, complete sequence includes these protein-coding regions:
- a CDS encoding glycosyltransferase family 77 protein (candidate glycosyltransferase), whose translation is MAGPRRRFTRRVLPALLIIAILGLGSRVGGGGDGGGAGAGDASAREDLTRLDEDRISVGTTTPSSPRVRAGLGDRTAIVDGTDPSPPSIPPRAASKPPPPARKESAGRAWNLGTTTKSKTTKSKSTELVAGIAALEVDHSTHAADDEAARAIANAGKQTSGYADALDTSKIVFATFVSNGFHEFMLNWFEHTKRLGVDNVIVAALDAETEALCVARGIPYHSDKDLRYTFEVMATGGQPLHDPNAKVTMEGKAFQQIGALKAAFLLFLLNRGHRVLVSDVDTVWLDDPREWFERDDLPTRTDVSVSTDCLSHEEERRSRGCWGPGFNTGILWLRPTEATINLMATWRDALLTTSDKFEHDQDIFNKLLRVEQDGSPASFAAVDPPLGVRSTDSSFAEADGDGRVGEALHMRRVARGIVLGALPLARFCSGHTYFVQRLPQRLGVKPLVVHTTYQFSQARGKRQRLREAGLWLLDDDAYFGKGPGFTKKGFIAMLPDDQPPAELLRDGAGVEKHLAAAAWYRLAIRNLVAAADATSRVPVLPRITCVCDRWWGNVLPSCKIPGSDVSPPFGTCPQDHIMNLPNMERAGVEWREWSFLDRVGNGSAALARLGGGAEGGADTIGGSFARVVDLPAYPTDAEWAKATAELDETIVFVSSGVSSFCTFSDPTEAAAFDRKMAVALQAESHFCESVVDVGGEGKPRRACHVGFDVPRGVATDRDCEAMRAKNGDSNAFEARFDRRSPVGGEKRAPA
- a CDS encoding predicted protein; this translates as MTTTTRTIWRVNKTGALSGLERVDGDELAPPGPGEIRVKVKAIGLNFADVFSVLGLYGATPDCPFVPGLECCGIVEAIGESDPSLPEGAVVPTVAVGDSVMVVTRFGAYASAVNAPLHQCRPLPSGWTHEQGAAFLVQGLTAFYALRALGDVKKGQTVLVHSAAGGCGLFGLGICNALGATPIATVGSQTKVTAVLERFPDMDPDTIIVRDRRRFREQVAAAAAAAGSERGTCDVVMDAVMGDFFEGGWANLARGGRYVVYGAADLTPAGDLAWFNVLGWVKLGWKYLWRPRVDPTNLPGENKSVMGFNLIWMFDKIVELGGLLTDLDALRLPAPKVGESFDFDRLPDAIRTFQSGGTSGKVVVTLPED